In a genomic window of Mycosarcoma maydis chromosome 5, whole genome shotgun sequence:
- a CDS encoding uncharacterized protein (related to ABC1 - ubiquinol--cytochrome-c reductase complex assembly protein), with amino-acid sequence MTRSFLRDAAAIASTICHIAKGVVLSPNGANPAARRGPPRPWSTQAVARDSAPGNNDGASHSQLHVSINQDERTSADFIQNDTPPPSRPWPSKSTKTTAALTPEVPLTNAPEPSAEASSTSAIPLKPPTPTSIPTPPVALHDTEDDIPKKPAQPSQAPLSKSQTPPVDDMTGGRSPSHHDTIQATTDSPFQTVKSSVDKLETPPIPDVPSFDLEEYDAVKESKHVPLRAAKVPSSRLGRLFHYGGLGAGLAFGAAGSLLRGASSSGADGNATGNLFMSEQNVARLVDKLSTMRGAALKLGQFLSIQETKLLPPQIEQVLLRVQNSANYMPVWQMNKVMSQELGGSDWRQRHFKEFEDIPFASASIGQVHSAVLRDDFVDPSMAGQRVAVKVQFPGVLESIDSDLSYLRWLVSASALLPKGLFLENTLRVLGRELKDECDYKREAEMGRRFGEILQDSPEFEVPKVVDSLSTGKVLTTQMMRGRPLSQASRYPQATRDRIAQSILKLSLSELFRFRLMQTDPNWSNFLYNERTGKIQLIDFGATREYSKEFMDNWLYMLQAAIDGNYDECLTWSRKVGYLTGNESKAMERAHVDSMIALGEPFRADAPDPYPFEHQTITDRVKAQIPLMLRERLTPPPQETYSLNRKLSGAFLLCARLKAHVSCSSLFEAVKADYRFGPESKDVHAQAGRTAGRTGAVASPPQANSPFNSSEQRRYFHSVFRAAQLQQDQRTRRKHGRNLIDRFPRSKIMLSSDQGSKVGSCEVGDSVESLAANPTGSSSIQETPVDAVEPESKFGINLERQATPAEVTTAPTTEAVLTCSESQSSLGSTTIRGIAIPLKPPPPGPEECCMSGCAHCAYDIYAEDLQDFHSRLSSVRTQLAQLSPPVTREEWRQDLLGDYPSSDSEAGGSEDDMKERAQREVDRVISDLDPTMKAFLEMERKLKKQEQQMGKQSQAL; translated from the coding sequence ATGACCCGGTCTTTTCTcagagatgctgctgcgatAGCATCAACGATATGCCATATCGCTAAAGGCGTAGTATTGTCGCCCAACGGTGCTAACCCAGCGGCTAGGCGCggtccacctcgtccatgGTCTACGCAAGCGGTGGCTCGGGACTCAGCTCCAGGAAACAACGATGGTGCCAGCCACTCACAGCTTCATGTCTCTATcaaccaagacgagcgcaCGAGCGCCGACTTTATACAGAATGACACGCCCCCACCAAGCAGACCATggccgagcaagagcacCAAGACCACCGCTGCGCTCACGCCCGAAGTGCCGCTGACAAACGCACCCGAACCATCGGCAGAGGCATCCTCAACCTCAGCGATCCCATTGAAGCCACCTACACCTACTTCAATACCAACACCGCCGGTGGCTCTACATGACACAGAAGACGACATTCCTAAGAAACCAGCACAACCATCGCAAGCACCGCTGTCGAAGTCCCAGACGCCACCAGTAGATGATATGACGGGTGGGCGCTCTCCTTCTCACCACGACACAATCCAGGCGACAACTGATTCGCCTTTTCAAACAGTGAAATCGTCCGTAGACAAGCTCGAAACACCACCAATACCCGATGTTCCGTCATTCGACCTCGAAGAATACGATGCCGTCAAAGAATCAAAGCACGTGCCGTTGCGAGCTGCAAAGGTTCCCTCTTCGCGTCTAGGTCGTCTTTTTCACTATGGCGGACTTGGCGCTGGCCTGGCTTTTGGGGCTGCTGGCTCTCTTCTCCGTGGTGCGTCGTCTAGCGGAGCCGATGGAAATGCAACTGGCAATCTATTCATGTCGGAGCAGAACGTTGCCCGACTGGTCGACAAGCtctcgacgatgcgagGAGCCGCTCTTAAGCTAGGCCAGTTCCTATCCATCCAAGAAacaaagctgctgccgccgcagatcgagcaggtGCTGCTACGCGTGCAGAACAGCGCAAACTATATGCCGGTGTGGCAGATGAACAAGGTCATGAGCCAGGAGCTGGGTGGATCCGACTGGCGACAACGACATTTCAAGGAGTTTGAGGACATCCCCTTCGCCAGCGCTTCAATAGGACAGGTGCACTCTGCGGTGCTGCGcgacgactttgtcgaTCCATCGATGGCTGGTCAACGAGTGGCGGTCAAGGTACAGTTCCCTGGTGTGTTGGAGTCGATCGATTCGGATCTTTCGTATCTGCGCTGGCTTGTGTCAGCATCTGCGCTGCTCCCAAAGGGCTTGTTCCTCGAAAACACGCTCCGGGTGTTAGGCAGAGAGCTCAAAGACGAGTGTGACTACAAGCgcgaagccgagatggGTCGACGCTTTGGTGAGATTCTGCAAGATTCACCCGAGTTTGAGGTGCCGAAAGTGGTCGACAGTCTTTCTACAGGCAAAGTTCTGACAACACAGATGATGCGTGGTCGACCGCTTAGTCAGGCGTCTCGCTACCCACAGGCGACACGCGACCGTATCGCGCAATCGATCCTCAAGCTCTCTTTGTCGGAACTCTTCCGCTTTCGCCTGATGCAGACGGACCCGAATTGGTCCAACTTTCTCTACAACGAGCGTACAGGAAAGATTCAGCTGATTGATTTCGGAGCTACGCGCGAGTACTCGAAGGAGTTTATGGACAACTGGCTGTACATGTTGCAGGCGGCTATTGATGGAAATTACGACGAGTGCCTCACGTGGTCAAGAAAGGTGGGCTACCTGACAGGCAACGAAAGTAAAGCAATGGAGCGAGCTCACGTCGACTCGATGATCGCCCTCGGTGAGCCTTTCCGAGCAGACGCGCCGGATCCGTATCCGTTCGAGCACCAGACCATAACGGACCGCGTGAAAGCGCAGATTCCGTTAATGCTTCGTGAACGACTCACGCCGCCACCGCAGGAGACGTACAGCTTGAATCGCAAGCTCAGCGGCGCGTTCTTGCTATGTGCCCGCCTCAAGGCGCACGTAAGCTGCAGTTCGCTCTTTGAAGCTGTCAAGGCAGACTACCGCTTCGGTCCAGAAAGCAAGGATGTGCATGCTCAAGCTGGGAGGACTGCTGGGAGGACTGGCGCTGTTGCTAGCCCTCCGCAGGCCAACAGTCCATTCAACTCGTCCGAACAGCGCAGATATTTCCATAGCGTCTTCCGAGCAGCGCAGCTTCAGCAGGACCAACGGACAAGACGAAAACACGGACGAAACCTGATTGACCGCTTTCCACGCTCCAAAATTATGCTTTCGAGCGACCAGGGTAGCAAGGTTGGATCTTGCGAAGTCGGAGACAGCGTCGAATCGCTGGCTGCGAATCCTACGGGGTCCAGCTCGATCCAAGAGACGCCGGTCGACGCGGTCGAACCAGAGAGCAAATTCGGAATCAATCTCGAACGGCAAGCTACCCCTGCTGAGGTGACGACAGCACCAACAACAGAAGCTGTACTGACATGCtcagagtcacagtcgAGCTTGGGTTCGACCACAATACGGGGTATCGCGATCCCACTCAAGCCGCCTCCTCCTGGACCAGAGGAATGCTGTATGTCGGGATGTGCACACTGCGCCTACGATATCTATGCCGAGGATTTGCAAGACTTTCACTCTCGCCTGTCGTCTGTCCGCACacagcttgcgcagctctCTCCGCCGGTCACGCGCGAAGAGTGGCGTCAAGATCTCTTGGGCGACTATCCCTCGTCGGACAGCGAAGCGGGAGGCTCAGAAGATGATATGAAAGAAAGGGCGCAACGCGAGGTGGACCGCGTCATCAGCGATCTGGATCCTACGATGAAGGCTTTTCTCGAGATGGAACGCAAGCTGAAGAAGCAGGAGCAACAAATGGGCAAGCAAAGTCAGGCGCTCTAg
- a CDS encoding uncharacterized protein (related to Exportin 4), producing MSLVAPNPHLQEALASISQASAEFTNPDAQIRAKGEATFLALRRSEGALDYASYALEHSHDPLVLFQSLNAVLYVLPSLAIQQPSQGIASLSSLRDFLLHFCVSRSHHSSGSSEAAASWPQYLRSRAYQTAIAVEKRLLGLELSQHAGQLLGTNSALDAVVESHVSLLNTQLASLLSLPSPWPTDPTQSAAALARIVAGLGLVRAVVDEFILTSANDVFDTSSSSSSSDRNRAQPAQSTVKHAVPGSAVGLNLLQHRQCKSLIQNHVLAGLMTAVFQLLYNTISEEAGAPGSAVLWRQTLFFQSASATEKLLGWTFTRFDPFTSSAWQQQSRSQHEDSVLATGVDEDDEPNASSASTQGKSFLRPQHVPDTFIPVLLSDDVVSLLSSAYRFGLRLQASSAASRDISFAVHRLRQCILSSCSFTPQSHKPQHVPVLISRSKHLCVTLQSLVDEACSFPFQLLSAQGNSMLFLAQAFQIIVSVVPLQILAASLQSGDDGVQNCFAFTSSLSSLGNVIFGLAFHRPKDTDEEDDLAVLVEDAINVLLACWQALTSSLRQHDAAHAPNTHVQVFAQAVHGSIRDQVFVPYVNGRLEAALFVGGEDDVSEVQEGTTKDRDVYSDQLITIANLARTSAAENLRALQQLAQPLCDKLISKSQRQANFSEFEMDQAWEQIHWLLLIAGHVLADDARGETPEVPSEIATSAEPEDPAVALIMQLGMQLFQHLSAFGPASAEATSPQVTETLLWFTGRWTSSYLLIDERSGFATNTAIQRAFGDQAGRQVLTFLLQRLCENLELWMSDSDVLLQLAQVLSTFTRSSGIMICLLELPEMEQLVSGIVSGLDHLPANTHGALIASVVSCIYSGATHTDAPTERSAEFYFKQITASIESRFGALLSRVDFASISQRSDVISAVQTSLDMLEGLASSMQPNSAEIVYGFISKFFGAFSQLCRVYDTRPEIAVSILRLLHTLSVSLELDFGAEPYIVMGINQATWELLQVFEGKNGGGKKKTHLLLASETGSPLDDDVPYEGLCLMTELLAELSGSARAGVDDGGSNQSMELQPFKTSDVCLIGFEHVLELLQTPEPLSIPRLRQGFGKLTSAIFGLFSSRLILLASNAGSTNSLLSKAVEALSLCIKLDENESAQLGLESMVAFCENVRVQFSQLTPQLVGALHSSLGSVLRLLLAEPLDSTLFWTSLFALLSLIKVCKSTDLAGAVGKASAGVESQAAFEGAARELIESALGPLGHDDAEWIHETKHKLARWRGQIRIR from the coding sequence ATGTCGCTCGTTGCTCCCAACCCGCACTTGCAAGAGGCGCTTGCTTCGATCAGTCAAGCTTCCGCCGAATTCACCAATCCTGATGCGCAAATCAGAGCCAAAGGCGAGGCAACCTTTCTTGCACTTCGACGTTCCGAGGGAGCTCTCGACTACGCCAGCTATGCTCTGGAACATTCCCACGATCCACTCGTTCTCTTTCAATCGTTAAATGCTGTGCTCTATGTGCTGCCCTCGTTGGCAATtcagcagccaagccaaggCATTGCATCACTCTCGTCGCTGCGGGATTTCCTCCTGCACTTTTGCGTCTCCCGCAGCCATCATTCGTCTGGATCTTccgaagcagctgcttcatGGCCTCAATATCTCCGCTCTCGTGCCTATCAGACTGCCATCGCCGTCGAAAAGCGTCTCCTTGGTCTCGAGCTGTCTCAGCATGCGGGTCAGCTGTTAGGCACCAATTCAGCTCTCGATGCAGTCGTCGAGTCCCATGTCAGTCTTCTCAACACACAGCTCGCGAGTCTCTTGTCACTTCCGTCTCCATGGCCGACCGACCCTACCCAgtcggctgctgcgctagcacgaatcgtggcCGGCCTGGGTCTCGTCCGTGCTGTCGTCGACGAATTCATCCTCACCAGCGCCAACGACGTCTTTGacacctcctcctcctcctcctcctcggaTCGAAATCGAGCACAACCTGCTCAATCCACAGTGAAACATGCCGTTCCTGGCTCCGCAGTTGGCCTCAATTTGCTCCAACATCGTCAGTGCAAGTCTCTTATCCAAAATCATGTTCTTGCAGGTCTGATGACTGCTGTCTTTCAACTTCTGTACAACACCATCTCGGAAGAGGCAGGCGCTCCTGGTAGCGCCGTTCTGTGGCGTCAGaccctcttcttccagtCTGCGTCAGCCACCGAAAAGCTACTCGGCTGGACTTTTACCCGCTTCGACCCATTCACCTCGAgcgcttggcagcagcagtcacgcTCACAACACGAGGACTCAGTGCTGGCCACTGGCGtggacgaagatgacgagccAAACGCTTCGTCTGCATCCACCCAAGGCAAGAGCTTCCTCCGGCCACAGCATGTGCCTGACACCTTTATTCCTGTGTTGCTGTCAGACGACGTGGTATCGCTCCTCAGCTCAGCGTATCGTTTCGGTCTTCGACTTCAAGCATCAAGCGCGGCCAGTCGAGACATTTCTTTCGCCGtgcatcgtcttcgacAATGCATCTTGTCTTCGTGCAGCTTTACACCACAATCCCACAAGCCCCAGCACGTTCCTGTCCTAATTTCACGCAGCAAACACCTCTGCGTCACGCTGCAGTCCCTGGTGGACGAGGCTTGCAGTTTTCCCTTCCAACTTCTCTCTGCTCAGGGCAACTCGATGCTTTTCTTGGCGCAGGCCTTCCAGATCATCGTTTCTGTCGTACCGCTACAAATCCTAGCAGCGTCATTGCAATCGGGCGATGACGGCGTTCAGAATTGTTTCGCCTTCACCTCGTCACTGTCTTCGCTTGGCAATGTCATCTTTGGTCTTGCCTTTCACCGACCCAAGGATAccgacgaagaagacgatcTCGCCGTCCTCGTCGAAGACGCTATTAACGTTCTTCTGGCTTGCTGGCAAGCTctcacctcgtcgctgcgaCAGCATGATGCGGCTCACGCTCCAAACACCCACGTTCAAGTATTTGCCCAGGCCGTGCACGGCAGCATTCGCGACCAGGTCTTTGTTCCGTACGTCAACGGTCGTCTCGAGGCAGCTTTGTTCGTTGGTGGAGAAGACGACGTATCCGAAGTACAAGAAGGTACCACCAAGGACCGAGATGTCTACTCGGATCAactcatcaccatcgccaaccTTGCACGAACCTCGGCAGCCGAAAATCTGCGCGCTCTACAGCAGCTTGCCCAGCCTCTGTGCGATAAGTTGATTTCCAAATCGCAGCGCCAGGCCAATTTCTCTGAATTCGAGATGGATCAGGCCTGGGAACAGATCCACTGGCTCCTCCTAATTGCAGGACACGTCCTTGCCGATGATGCACGGGGCGAAACGCCTGAGGTGCCCAGCGAGATCGCGACCAGCGCAGAACCGGAGGATCCCGCGGTTGCGCTCATCATGCAGCTCGGAATGCAGCTTTTTCAGCATCTCTCCGCCTTCGGACCTGCATCTGCGGAAGCCACGAGTCCACAAGTGACGGAAACGCTATTGTGGTTCACGGGCCGATGGACATCATCCTACCTACTGATCGATGAACGATCAGGCTTTGCCACTAACACTGCGATTCAGCGCGCTTTTGGCGATCAAGCTGGTCGACAGGTGCTCACGTTTTTGCTACAGCGACTCTGCGAAAATCTTGAGCTCTGGATGTCGGATTCTGATGTGCTGCTACAGCTTGCTCAGGTTCTTTCAACATTCACCCGATCAAGTGGCATCATGATCTGCCTCCTTGAGCTTCCCGAGATGGAGCAGCTCGTGTCTGGAATTGTTTCTGGACTCGATCATCTCCCTGCCAACACGCACGGTGCACTCATCGCTTCCGTTGTCAGCTGCATCTACTCTGGCGCCACGCATACCGACGCACCCACGGAGCGATCCGCCGAATTTTACTTTAAACAGATCAccgcctcgatcgagtcTCGCTTCGGCGCTCTCCTTTCGCGAGTGGACTTTGCTTCCATCTCTCAGCGGTCCGACGTGATCTCAGCTGTTCAGACGTCACTCGACATGCTTGAAGGTCTGGCGTCTTCGATGCAGCCAAACTCGGCAGAGATTGTCTACGGTTTCATCTCAAAGTTTTTCGGCGCATTTTCGCAGCTCTGTCGAGTGTATGACACGCGACCTGAGATTGCCGTCTCGATTTTACGACTGTTGCATACGCTCAGCGtgtcgctcgagctcgatttCGGCGCTGAGCCGTACATCGTCATGGGTATCAATCAAGCTACATGGGAGCTGTTGCAGGTCTTCGAGGGCAAGAATGGTGGAGGCAAGAAAAAGACGCACCTGCTTCTTGCCTCAGAAACCGGCTCACCTCTAGATGACGATGTGCCGTACGAAGGCCTGTGTCTAATGACTGAGCTTCTAGCGGAGCTGTCAGGCTCTGCTCgtgctggcgtcgatgacGGAGGCTCTAACCAGTCGATGGAACTTCAACCGTTCAAGACGAGCGACGTCTGTCTGATTGGGTTTGAACACGTTCTTGAACTGTTGCAAACACCGGAGCCGCTCAGCATACCCCGACTTCGACAAGGCTTCGGCAAGCTTACCTCGGCTATCTTTGGCCTATTTTCAAGTCGTCTGATTCTGCTCGCCTCGAACGCAGGCTCGACCAACTCGTTACTTTCAAAAGCAGTCGAGGCACTCTCGCTTTGCATCAAGCTAGACGAAAATGAAAGTGCTCAGCTGGGACTCGAAAGCATGGTGGCGTTTTGCGAAAACGTTCGGGTTCAGTTCAGTCAACTGACGCCCCAACTTGTTGGAGCTTTGCACAGCAGTCTTGGATCGGTTTTGCGGTTGTTGTTGGCCGAGCCTCTGGATTCGACGTTGTTCTGGACGTCGTTGTTTGCATTATTGTCGTTGATCAAAGTGTGCAAGTCGACAGATCTGGCTGGTGCAGTGGGTAAAGCTTCGGCGGGGGTCGAGAGTCAAGCTGCTTTCGAGGGCGCAGCTAGAGAGCTGATTGAATCGGCGCTTGGGCCATTGGGTCACGATGACGCCGAATGGATCCATGAAACGAAGCACAAACTTGCGCGATGGCGAGGCCAGATTCGCATTCGCTGA
- a CDS encoding uncharacterized protein (related to Calcium influx promoting protein ehs1), which produces MAKELKGRSPFGVMVLVLLFGTLWLRLTAAQQVSKAPASSTSSSIPLAPSSTRSAIPGRATTIYNATANTVALNDSIIARSRIDLNATQGAFFNFTIPAAAFTNEVKVVTVWTSISLCSGPAIPPYNTSNATLLESLGLSATEARKSTLASLYVSDSELFQQPGPANGSVLNSKHIGHALGGSTSVQVDVEQQSDNSSATLWIGVWPPSDSRNVTPGTYQFQIVTSTRAKMESVDYTRRPRLEDTDETRALISSFNYTTSSPPNLNVIVLPTFGSNSLSNADYYNSSFCAIADAWADILQNRQVSVNSSDTRRGTEANQLDDIRRQFEVSGLDTGTNYTVWLFETNTTIQDTVQSVSTTLFPAIKMRTKRSDNCRLVYDVPFCPNVAYSIPVNPTISTTTALSAIRGFVDPQYSNFSLTIDTFPCASHDFGMYSYVQTCDNCKKSYQDWLCAVAMPRCTDPLSDPDSQSRATQDGRELTGAPTGLNTDLLPYIVNRNGNGSSALASRQTFIDQQLQPGLYGELLPCIYTCYFVERTCPPLIQWACPVWDITAQRDYGTFADSGAKGIGAAENGGAGGDGMRWGGYQRYIATDAFGNAYCNSMGVDFLLRESNAVSATLSIQRLWILIPSLLVSFLIALWL; this is translated from the coding sequence aTGGCCAAGGAACTAAAAGGGCGCAGTCCCTTTGGCGTAATGGTGCTTGTGCTACTATTCGGTACACTTTGGCTTCGCttgacagcagcacagcaagtGTCAAAAGCTCCAGCATCATCCACTTCTTCAAGTATACCCCTAGCACCTTCCTCTACAAGGTCGGCCATCCCAGGTCGAGCCACCACGATCTACAATGCCACCGCCAACACAGTTGCCCTGAACGACTCGATCATTGCACGATCACGTATCGATCTCAACGCTACTCAGGGCGCTTTCTTCAACTTTACCAttccagcagcagcttttACCAATGAGGTCAAGGTGGTGACGGTATGGACATCAATATCTTTGTGTAGCGGACCTGCCATCCCGCCTTACAACACTTCCAACGCAACACTCCTTGAAAGTCTTGGCTTGTCAGCGACGGAAGCGCGTAAGTCTACGCTCGCATCGCTCTATGTATCCGATAGCGAGCTGTTTCAACAACCGGGGCCTGCCAATGGAAGCGTTCTCAACTCGAAGCACATCGGGCATGCGCTCGGCGGATCGACCTCGGTCCAGGTTGATGTggagcagcaaagcgaCAATAGCTCTGCAACACTTTGGATAGGCGTGTGGCCGCCAAGCGACAGTCGAAATGTCACACCAGGCACATACCAGTTCCAGATTGTGACGAGTACACGTGCAAAGATGGAGTCTGTCGACTACACACGCCGACCAAGATTGGAAGATACAGATGAAACCCGGGCGTTGATATCATCGTTCAACTATACCACCTCCTCACCTCCGAACCTCAACGTGATAGTCCTTCCAACATTTGGTAGCAACTCGCTCTCCAACGCCGACTACTACAACTCGTCGTTTTGTGCCATCGCGGACGCATGGGCGGATATCCTCCAGAACCGTCAGGTCTCGGTCAATAGCAGCGACACGCGCCGAGGCACTGAAGCAAACCAGCTCGATGACATCCGCCGTCAGTTTGAGGTGTCAGGTCTGGACACTGGCACCAACTACACGGTTTGGCTAttcgagaccaacaccaccatccaAGACACTGTCCAGAGCGTCTCTACCACCCTCTTTCCGGCCATCAAGATGCGGACCAAGCGCAGTGACAACTGTCGACTCGTCTATGATGTTCCCTTCTGCCCCAATGTTGCTTATTCGATCCCGGTCAATCCTACGATATCCACGACAACGGCGCTGTCGGCTATCAGAGGATTCGTTGATCCTCAGTACTCGAATTTCAGCTTGACTATCGACACGTTCCCTTGTGCAAGTCATGACTTTGGCATGTATTCCTACGTTCAGACCTGTGACAACTGCAAAAAGTCGTACCAGGATTGGTTGTGCGCCGTCGCCATGCCACGATGCACTGATCCGCTGTCCGATCCGGATTCGCAATCACGTGCCACGCAAGACGGCAGAGAGCTCACTGGTGCACCTACCGGTCTCAATACCGATCTGCTTCCCTATATCGTCAATCGCAATGGCAATGGGAGCAGCGCATTGGCTTCCAGGCAAACCTTTATCGAtcaacagctgcagccagGCTTGTATGGCGAGCTGTTGCCTTGCATCTATACGTGCTACTTTGTCGAGCGAACCTGTCCACCACTGATCCAGTGGGCGTGTCCAGTTTGGGATATCACTGCTCAACGTGATTACGGAACGTTTGCCGATAGTGGTGCAAAGGGGATTGGAGCAGCTGAGAACGGTGGCGCAGGCGGCGATGGCATGCGGTGGGGCGGGTATCAGAGGTACATTGCAACTGATGCCTTTGGAAACGCCTACTGCAACTCGATGGGCGTCGACTTTCTGCTCAGAGAGTCGAATGCTGTTTCGGCAACCCTGTCAATACAGCGGCTCTGGATTCTCATTCCTTCCCTGCTGGTGTCGTTCCTGATAGCACTTTGGCTTTGA
- a CDS encoding uncharacterized protein (related to pre-mRNA splicing factor), translating into MSGRGYERGYERDERDDRAPRGGGRGGRGGRDRAPPTTLFVAGFPSSMRAKDLAYEFERMGPLIRCDIPALKSATATPYAFIEYEDPRDADAAFNDMHGMRFGRNEITIQFAKNAPSANWRFDGPSRGAPPPPSYGGRGAREGRDSRDERARSDVPPPPQRPQLSKEEEEEADRAAEERARKRAAMRRERERSPEPRRGEDADYPEDRRMGNSRRDNDDADRDERRENSESATNGNGNGHGHGNGVEDEQPRDDVKNDQANTAAEEKQPEENDDAAVPASNE; encoded by the coding sequence ATGTCCGGCCGAGGATACGAACGCGGATACGAGCGCGACGAGCGCGATGATCGAGCACCCCGAGGCGGTGGACgtggtggtcgaggtggacggGATCGAGCTCCTCCTACCACTTTGTTTGTTGCTGGCTTTCCATCCAGCATGCGTGCCAAGGATCTGGCATACGAGTTCGAGCGCATGGGTCCCCTGATTCGATGCGATATTCCGGCTCTCAAGTCCGCCACTGCTACGCCTTACGCGTTTATCGAATACGAGGACCCgcgcgatgccgatgcagctTTCAACGACATGCACGGTATGCGATTTGGCCGAAACGAAATCACGATCCAGTTTGCAAAGAACGCTCCCTCGGCCAATTGGAGGTTTGATGGTCCCTCGCGTGGCGCTCCTCCGCCGCCTTCGTACGGTGGCCGCGGCGCACGCGAGGgtcgtgattcgcgagATGAGCGTGCGCGCTCCGATGTGCCGCCTCCGCCACAGCGCCCGCAGCTGagcaaggaggaggaggaggaggctgACCGCGCAGCCGAGGAGCGCGCTCGTAAGCGCGCAGCTATGCGTCGTGAGCGTGAGCGCTCGCCCGAGCCGCGACGTGGTGAAGATGCCGATTATCCTGAAGACCGAAGGATGGGCAACTCGCGCAGAgacaacgacgatgccgaccgAGACGAACGACGCGAGAACAGCGAGAGCGCGACtaacggcaacggcaacggccACGGCCACGGCAATGGCGTTGAGGACGAGCAGCCAAGGGATGATGTCAAGAATGACCAAGCCAACACTGCGGCAGAAGAGAAGCAGCCCGAAGAGAATGATGATGCAGCCGTGCCGGCAAGCAACGAGTGA
- a CDS encoding uncharacterized protein (related to Transformer-2 protein homolog), whose translation MADTDAQQWNGDAARDAARETDNAAWNGGRSPSPRGAATPPRRERERSRSPVRAGDEDRGRADRGNGDNNPGNNLHVSGLSNRATERELEEAFGKYGAIQKAQVMYDPHSREPRGFAFVTFEKAEDAEAAITAMNGADFLGRKIHVEKARRGRARTPTPGRYFGPPKKGRDGPPGHFGGGGGGYGRGAPRGGYADDRYGGMPPRGYAPAYAPRDPYDRYGPPAGGRPFSPPPMRGDPYDRYARGPPPPRDYAARERDYLGPPPRGGPGMDYAPRDFAPRGAPDYAPPRGYRDMSPPPPRGARYDDLPPPPPRPAGPGARYDAPPRPRYDDAGPPVRRY comes from the exons ATGGCGGACACCGATG CTCAGCAATGGAACGGCGACGCTGCCCGTGACGCTGCTCGCGAAACCGACAATGCTGCCTGGAACGGCGGCCGCAGCCCCTCGCCGAGAGGCGCTGCTACCCCTCCCCGccgcgagcgcgagcgatctcgctcgcctgTGCGCGCCGGGGACGAGGATCGCGGACG CGCTGACCGCGGCAACGGCGACAACAACCCCGGTAACAATCTCCACGTCTCTGGCCTGAGCAACCGCGCTACCGAACGCGAACTTGAAGAGGCGTTTGGCAAGTATGGAGCT ATCCAGAAAGCACAGGTAATGTACGATCCTCATAGCCGCGAGCCAAGAGGGTTCGCGTTTGTCACGTTTGAGAAGGCTgaggatgccgaggctgcCATCACTGCTATGAATGGAGCCGACTTCCTTGGTCGCAAGATCCACGTGGAAAAAGCTCGTCGCGGACGCGCACGTACTCCCACTCCAGGCCGCTACTTTGGGCCGCCCAAGAAGGGTCGTGATGGTCCACCTGGACATTTTGGGGGGGGTGGAGGCGGATACGGTCGTGGCGCTCCGCGTGGCGGGTACGCTGATGACCGATACGGTGGGATGCCTCCTCGTGGGTACGCGCCCGCCTACGCACCGCGCGATCCGTATGATCGATATGGTCCGCCTGCTGGTGGTCGACCTTTCTCTCCTCCTCCGATGCGTGGAGACCCCTACGATCGATACGCGCGCGGTCCACCTCCTCCGCGTGACTATGCGGCACGCGAGCGCGACTATCTTGGTCCACCGCCCCGTGGTGGTCCCGGAATGGACTACGCACCTCGCGACTTTGCTCCTCGTGGCGCTCCTGACTACGCGCCTCCTCGTGGATACCGCGACATGTcgcctccgcctcctcgTGGCGCAAGGTACGACGATCTCCCGCCTCCCCCGCCGCGTCCAGCAGGGCCCGGCGCAAGGTACGATGCCCCCCCGCGCCCCCGCTACGACGATGCTGGCCCCCCAGTACGTCGCTACTAG